One Fusarium oxysporum f. sp. lycopersici 4287 chromosome 8, whole genome shotgun sequence genomic region harbors:
- a CDS encoding hypothetical protein (At least one base has a quality score < 10), which produces MDLHEQLSQWYEKIQCFDEECHLLCPRINDEDNENYKLVDDPDSSITQEEKNSRIKAGKERLEVTYWNCLIFGFDQSSQGKWGEQLSERLNGCLKHCADCVYNWHMQRRELLQQFQERDVERIDLSLRWAKGFIEKIISAGSTFKKSQLGEHLPEVHISIYEALCCMPYMEDADRRMTFQYVFQRLQGKSGLKLGTKEPLPGMTYFIFDLKNQDRRKWATDNYRNLDSNSMTLEQFDWAVSSGLTRAIEDISKKEPQAVDSWPEMEQFWEGFNEILRTLTADVILQRLRNLELNGTISHIYDLLFRHIQFCPAESILVMTITILTNFLKKAPRAFWDVIGDARPNVIADLIFASPGYKNLLRQSLEDCWTGYDGSVSRGPFPTSWVDPWLQSVGRDRRYNACEILMHTLFESLAKDETIGEPGRAACIRAGFDALQLTISTFVDPETKIGAGTTHLYACCAFNLVMKYKDIILRNLRAPGQEKEGWVTFQVANAAKKAMQAAMKLDMKVFAEEYIACLEGSQLQSAVTRDSKAFWQGIIEMFDLSTEQVDLARDIVLSLEPLIGVEQIRALKSDDKLSDSSKNFNKSLAATVDILGNLLGRMSELDAATDLNTFFDDRLAFQGTITLSTHGEAGLAEAAAELLKSWTGEISQSGAFEQMSQLHPEQTLSSIVWALERVLKPPNPWGPIRPMLNMSRDILRGLTDPMSGVLRVKTLEPMSAAKVLRWWSEQWRFVSTACRNIEGWSRYIQNAVMTEFCREIMELAEALVAEDGLITSAISKALNKSEKDTMSQILIPAKQHFGGMENMIRLKDKWLVDVTVRVLCKILTRLRENNHEINPASRKLITDACLPTNVPGKFVRSTNMTDQQRAELLQALGQTDDEIQIYQLGVAQTPLAQRPKDGIKKQSKLDAWSRSGTSSSSTATVAPSRSNREDVLDLSRSIDSPILRQLEAKKAKDQAKAKSKAQAMIKPRTQIAPDKKEIAAIKEARQKAKLEKEKRDAAVIANAKALRGETVPGEGSGLHSLGLIGKDHGRSEIMVNSSEEESDEEEEDVSDADNELAALSTGGQTALEEANKRRMAKALQDKMRRPVKKVRQQRSVKDRRARVIPPMDRLHNTILAWDIFHGGNDPPNGPAASEVATKYSEPRTYQDTFFPLLASEAWRSFVTAKDELTSQPFGMKIASRASVDSYLEATFTMPVVQSRERGVSEGDILLVSESEQPLIDQTARHCLARATAVLGAHDNDGFTLIQGNAAVDELVLRLKAGVKTISGKTKNINVLRLGRSDAINAAVRDVTLDELVKARMEGDQTKDKAKADRDQLHENAGKVKEELGKLRPQLEAAKLMDDRTLYNKLSREFDELKRRQMSYGKQIDADKSSGNSVAREMEMRRRQVQQEILNNAQVLCATLSGSGHEMFRNLEDVEFETVIIDEAAQCVELSALIPLKYGCYKCILVGDPKQLPPTVLSQSAAKFGYDQSLFVRMQQNHPRSVHLLDMQYRMHPEISLFPSREFYEGQLADGQNMHELRQQPWHKSALLGPYRFFDVQGVQERGHKGQSLVNTKELDVAIQMYDRFSNEYRECDLTGKIGIITPYKAQLYELRNRFRSRYGENITSIIEFNTTDAFQGRECEIIIFSCVRASSTGGIGFMTDIRRMNVGLTRAKSSLWILGDSRALVQGEFWRKLIEDAQARDRYTNGDVLSMFRKPLEKAKPGAYLPPPPQAQDRDVPMRDASLGTSSLPSSRPNSPKVEGAQQPTAPTTHIPGIGGGELAGVLPRSAGPPVIHTSSSKPPGEARKRPHDGPDSNQPVPKRIASDKARGGGLMGKFGNKSHRPPKAPTDPSAMAVMGLAPPERPPAAAPTSPSLSSGPQAPTGPRIPTGPSNPGPQYSNIQQRRPPHPPSSRKKGKPSLFVPKKR; this is translated from the exons ATGGATCTTCATGAGCAACTCAGCCAATGGTACGAGAAGATTCAATGCTTCGACGAGGAATGTCATCTCCTGTGTCCACGCATCAACGACGAGGATAATGAAAACTACAAACTCGTCGACGACCCCGACTCATCGATTAcgcaagaagaaaagaatagTCGAATTAAGGCAGGAAAGGAGCGACTCGAAGTCACATACTGGAATTGCCTGATTTTTGGCTTCGATCAATCAAGCCAAGGGAAATGGGGAGAGCAGCTTAGCGAGAGGCTTAACGGTTGCTTAAAGCATTGCGCTGATTGTGTCTATAATTGGCATATGCAACGCAGAGAACTCTTGCAGCAATTCCAAGAACG AGATGTTGAACGAATCGATCTGAGCCTGCGATGGGCCAAGGGGTTTATTGAGAAGATCATTTCAGCAGGCTCTACTTTCAAGAAATCCCAGCTCGGTGAGCATCTACCCGAGGTCCATATCTCTATATACGAGGCACTATGCTGCATGCCGTATATGGAGGATGCGGATCGAAGGATGACCTTTCAGTATGTTTTCCAGCGACTTCAAGGGAAAAGTGGCCTCAAACTTGGGACCAAGGAGCCTTTGCCTGGAATGACCTACTTTATCTTTGACCTCAAAAATCAGGATCGCCGAAAATGGGCAACAGATAACTATCGAAACCTTGACAGCAATAGTATGACATTGGAACAGTTCGACTGGGCTGTCAGCAGCGGTCTGACAAGGGCCATTGAGGACATTTCTAAAAAAGAGCCTCAAGCTGTGGACTCGTGGCCTGAAATGGAGCAGTTCTGGGAAGGATTCAATGAGATTTTAAGGACCTTGACTGCGGACGTCATTTTGCAGCGGTTACGGAATCTCGAACTGAACGGCACAATCAGTCACATCTACGACCTTCTGTTCCGCCATATCCAGTTCTGCCCTGCCGAGAGTATCTTGGTGATGACCATCACAATCCTCACAAACTTCCTAAAGAAGGCACCCAGGGCTTTTTGGGATGTTATCGGCGATGCCCGGCCAAATGTTATCGCTGACTTAATCTTTGCGAGTCCCGGATACAAGAATCTCCTTCGTCAATCTCTAGAAGATTGCTGGACTGGCTACGATGGTAGCGTTTCCCGTGGTCCCTTTCCTACGTCTTGGGTTGATCCATGGCTCCAGTCAGTCGGCCGCGATCGCAGATATAACGCCTGCGAGATCTTGATGCACACTCTCTTCGAATCACTTGCGAAAGACGAGACTATCGGGGAACCGGGCCGTGCGGCGTGTATTCGAGCTGGATTTGACGCTTTACAGCTTACCATATCAACCTTTGTCGACCCAGAGACGAAGATTGGTGCGGGAACCACTCATCTCTACGCATGCTGTGCGTTCAACCTCGTTATGAAGTACAAGGACATCATTCTCCGGAACTTACGTGCCCCTGGCCAGGAAAAGGAAGGCTGGGTGACCTTTCAAGTAGCAAATGCAGCTAAAAAGGCCATGCAAGCTGCCATGAAACTTGATATGAAAGTCTTTGCGGAGGAGTATATAGCTTGCCTGGAGGGCAGCCAGCTGCAATCCGCCGTCACCAGGGACTCGAAGGCTTTCTGGCAAGGTATTATTGAGATGTTCGATTTGTCAACCGAGCAGGTCGACCTTGCGAGAGATATTGTCTTGTCGTTAGAGCCCTTGATTGGTGTGGAGCAGATCAGGGCCTTGAAGAGCGACGATAAACTGAGCGATTCGAGCAAGAACTTCAACAAGTCTCTTGCTGCAACGGTGGATATTCTTGGGAATCTTCTTGGTCGAATGTCCGAACTAGACGCTGCCACAGACCTGAATACCTTCTTTGACGACCGCCTGGCTTTCCAAGGTACTATTACACTCTCCACCCATGGAGAGGCAGGACTTGCTGAAGCAGCTGCCGAGTTGCTGAAGAGCTGGACCGGAGAGATTTCCCAGAGCGGCGCCTTCGAGCAAATGTCACAGCTGCACCCTGAGCAGACCCTCTCCTCCATAGTATGGGCCCTAGAGCGAGTTTTGAAACCTCCAAACCCCTGGGGCCCTATCAGGCCAATGCTAAATATGAGTCGAGATATCCTCCGTGGTTTGACTGACCCCATGTCTGGAGTCTTGCGAGTCAAGACCCTTGAGCCTATGTCGGCTGCGAAGGTCTTGCGTTGGTGGAGCGAACAGTGGCGTTTTGTCTCTACTGCGTGCAGAAACATTGAGGGATGGTCTCGATACATTCAGAACGCCGTCATGACAGAATTCTGCCGAGAAATCATGGAACTCGCTGAAGCCCTCGTCGCTGAGGATGGTCTCATCACTTCGGCGATTTCCAAGGCTTTGAACAAAAGTGAGAAGGATACTATGTCGCAAATTCTTATCCCTGCAAAGCAACACTTTGGTGGAATGGAGAACATGATTCGTCTGAAGGACAAGTGGCTCGTTGATGTCACAGTCAGAGTCTTGTGCAAGATTCTGACCCGACTTCGAGAAAACAACCATGAGATCAACCCTGCCTCCCGCAAGCTTATCACTGATGCCTGCCTACCTACAAATGTCCCGGGCAAGTTTGTCAGGTCAACCAACATGACTGACCAGCAGCGAGCAgaacttcttcaagcccTTGGACAAACAGATGATGAAATTCAAATCTACCAGCTCGGTGTTGCGCAGACACCATTAGCACAGAGACCCAAAGATGGTATCAAGAAACAAAGCAAACTTGACGCTTGGTCCAGGTCTGGCACATCATCCAGCAGTACAGCTACGGTAGCACCATCAAGATCTAATCGTGAGGACGTGCTCGATCTCAGCAGATCTATAGACAGCCCCATCCTTAGGCAGCTGGAGGCTAAGAAAGCCAAGGATCAGGCAAAGGCCAAATCAAAGGCTCAAGCTATGATCAAGCCCAGAACCCAGATTGCCCCTGATAAGAAGGAGATCGCGGCGATCAAGGAGGCCAGACAAAAGGCCAAGCTTGAAAAAGAGAAGCGTGATGCTGCGGTCATTGCGAACGCCAAAGCTCTTAGGGGAGAAACTGTCCCTGGTGAGGGTTCCGGCTTGCATAGTCTTGGCCTCATCGGCAAGGATCACGGCCGAAGCGAGATAATGGTTAACAGTTCCGAAGAAGAatctgatgaagaggaagaagatgtaTCAGATGCCGATAACGAACTGGCTGCCCTTAGCACGGGAGGCCAGACAGCTTTGGAAGAAGCTAACAAGCGGCGCATGGCAAAGGCTTTGCAAGACAAAATGCGTAGACCAGTGAAGAAGGTTAGACAGCAGCGCTCAGTCAAGGATAGGAGAGCCAGAGTCATCCCTCCTATGGACAGATTACACAACACAATCCTAGCTTGGGATATTTTCCATGGTGGTAACGATCCTCCCAATGGCCCAGCAGCTTCAGAAGTTGCCACCAAGTATTCCGAACCCAGAACGTACCAGGATACCTTTTTCCCCTTGCTTGCCTCAGAAGCTTGGCGCTCCTTTGTCACAGCTAAGGATGAGCTCACGTCTCAGCCATTCGGGATGAAGATTGCAAGTCGTGCGAGCGTCGATAGCTACCTGGAGGCGACCTTCACGATGCCAGTGGTCCAAAGCAGAGAGCGCGGTGTCTCTGAAGGCGACATTCTTCTCGTCTCAGAATCGGAACAACCTTTGATCGACCAGACAGCTCGACATTGTTTGGCTAGG GCCACGGCGGTTCTAGGTGCTCACGACAATGATGGTTTTACACTTATTCAGGG TAACGCCGCCGTAGATGAATTAGTGCTACGTTTGAAGGCTGGTGTCAAAACGATCTCAGGGAAAACCAAGAATATCAACGTGCTACGACTCGGTCGGAGTGATGCCATTAATGCAGCTGTAAGGGACGTCACCCTAGACGAGCTTGTCAAGGCCCGCATGGAGGGCGATCAGACCAAGGATAAAGCCAAGGCCGACCGTGACCAACTCCACGAGAATGCCGGGAAGGTAAAGGAAGAGCTGGGAAAGCTGCGTCCCCAGCTGGAAGCAGCAAAACTCATGGACGATCGAACCCTTTACAACAAGCTATCCCGAGAATTCGACGAATTGAAACGACGCCAAATGTCCTATGGAAAACAAATCGATGCCGACAAGAGCAGCGGCAATTCTGTAGCCCGAGAGATGGAAATGCGGCGCCGCCAAGTCCAGCAAGAGATCCTCAATAACGCTCAGGTTCTGTGCGCTACTCTGAGTGGCAGTGGTCACGAGATGTTTCGAAACCTGGAGGATGTAGAGTTCGAAACAGTCATCATTGACGAAGCTGCTCAGTGCGTTGAGTTAAGTGCCTTGATTCCACTCAAATACGGCTGCTACAAATGTATTCTCGTTGGAGATCCTAAACAGCTTCCCCCTACAGTTCTGTCACAGTCAGCGGCGAAGTTCGGTTATGATCAAAGTCTGTTCGTCCGAATGCAGCAAAATCACCCACGATCGGTGCATTTGCTTGACATGCAATATCGTATGCATCCCGAGATCAGCTTGTTCCCCAGCCGCGAGTTCTACGAAGGGCAACTCGCCGACGGACAGAACATGCATGAGCTCAGGCAACAGCCGTGGCACAAGAGCGCACTGCTTGGTCCTTATCGATTCTTCGATGTCCAGGGTGTCCAGGAGAGGGGTCACAAGGGCCAGTCACTggtcaacaccaaggagTTGGATGTTGCTATCCAGATGTACGATCGCTTTAGTAACGAGTACCGTGAATGCGACTTGACTGGCAAGATCGGTATCATCACTCCTTACAAAGCTCAACTTTATGAGTTAAGAAACCGCTTCCGATCGCGATATGGCGAGAACATCACAAGCATAATCGAGTTCAACACCACCGATGCTTTCCAGGGTCGCGAATGtgagatcatcatcttctcttgTGTTCGTGCCAGTTCTACTGGCGGTATCGGTTTCATGACTGATATTCGACGTATGAACGTCGGTCTGACTCGTGCCAAATCATCGCTGTGGATTCTTGGTGACTCGAGAGCGCTTGTTCAGGGCGAATTCTGGCGAAAACTTATTGAGGATGCCCAGGCTAGAGATCGCTACACTAATGGCGACGTCTTGTCTATGTTTAGGAAGCCCCTCGAAAAGGCAAAGCCGGGCGCTTACCTTCCCCCACCACCCCAAGCTCAAGACCGTGATGTTCCAATGCGAGATGCATCTTTGGGAACGTCGTCACTGCCCTCATCTCGTCCAAACTCACCAAAGGTCGAAGGAGCTCAGCAGCCAACAGCTCCCACAACTCACATACCTGGCATTGGAGGAGGTGAACTGGCTGGAGTTCTGCCACGCTCTGCTGGGCCTCCTGTCATTCATACCTCGTCAAGCAAGCCTCCAGGAGAAGCACGAAAGCGACCTCATGACGGACCAGATTCAAATCAGCCAGTTCCTAAAAGG ATAGCAAGTGACAAGGCTCGGGGCGGTGGACTCATGGGCAAGTTTGGGAACAAGTCGCACCGGCCGCCCAAGGCTCCCACCGACCCTTCAGCGATGGCAGTAATGGGTCTGGCGCCTCCCGAACGACCGCCTGCAGCAGCACCGACCAGTCCCTCGTTATCAAGCGGACCCCAAGCCCCAACAGGGCCCAGAATTCCGACAGGACCTTCGAATCCGGGGCCGCAATATAGCAACATCCAG CAACGACGCCCACCTCACCCGCCTTCCTCTCGCAAGAAGGGGAAGCCAAGTCTCTTCGTTCCAAAGAAACGGTAA
- a CDS encoding amidophosphoribosyltransferase encodes MKSYLLLAVKFWTPLHPCPSLSTSSPIFCHFHTFTPSAQVEMAARTLRKRKVASREEASVKKRKTGRKAKDQVENEYLDDLPHNLGPVRAPRKDIETIPTPPEDLKETQDLKKSAKVEEVSPVAKSGMKAANQGSAQVMELATRRSLRPRKSAAKSSYFESDDETITKLQVKPSSVRKEVKDEDLQVAIEAPVWKTVKKTKDNPYGLTPGMTPFPEWSAPSAEECEEVYRRLAKVHGEAKAPEKIPAPSLEVSGCGEVPSVLDALIRTRLSANTSNRNSSAAFRGLVATFGTVDKGIGKGSVDWNKVRVAPLPTIVESIKTGGLAQVKGKDIKAILELVHEENTKRREAFMQEKKGGNLSGITGADNKTQGQKDLEILKTEQDILSLDHIHGMAPDEAMQTLTKFPGIGVKTASCVILFCLQQPSFAVDTHVHRISGWLKWIPPKATRDQTFSHLEVRIPNHLKYGLHKLFVQHGRSCIRCRANTSEGSKEWSKSKCPLDGLMERTGKRQYGGKAGLKKQLKEEDSD; translated from the coding sequence ATGAAAAGCTATTTGCTACTTGCCGTCAAGTTTTGGACACCACTGCACCCCTGTCCGAGCCTATCTACATCATCTCCAATCTTTTGTCACTTCCATACTTTCACACCTTCTGCGCAAGTCGAGATGGCTGCTCGAACTTTACGGAAACGTAAGGTTGCTAGTCGAGAGGAGGCGTCtgtgaagaaaaggaagacCGGGAGGAAGGCCAAGGACCAGGTGGAAAATGAGTATTTGGATGACCTTCCGCACAATCTGGGACCTGTTCGTGCTCCCCGGAAGGATATCGAAACGATTCCCACACCCCCGGAAGATTTGAAAGAAACGCAGGACTTGAAGAAAAGTGCCAAAGTCGAAGAGGTCTCACCTGTGGCCAAATCGGGGATGAAAGCTGCGAACCAAGGTTCGGCCCAGGTCATGGAGTTGGCAACCCGAAGGTCCCTTCGCCCAAGGAAATCAGCTGCAAAATCTTCATACTTCGAATCTGATGACGAGACAATAACTAAACTTCAAGTCAAGCCTTCGTCCGTAAGGAAGGaggtcaaggatgaggatcTCCAGGTGGCAATAGAAGCACCAGTTTGGAAAACGGTCAAAAAGACCAAGGATAACCCGTATGGACTTACTCCTGGCATGACGCCCTTTCCAGAGTGGAGCGCCCCATCGGCAGAAGAGTGTGAAGAGGTTTATCGCCGACTGGCGAAAGTACATGGAGAAGCCAAAGCCCCCGAGAAGATACCAGCGCCATCTTTGGAAGTGTCGGGTTGCGGAGAGGTACCATCTGTTCTCGATGCCTTGATTCGTACCCGCTTAAGTGCGAACACTTCCAACCGCAACTCAAGTGCAGCATTCAGGGGGCTGGTGGCCACATTCGGCACTGTCGACAAAGGTATTGGGAAAGGCAGCGTTGACTGGAACAAGGTCAGAGTTGCTCCTTTGCCTACCATCGTTGAATCGATCAAGACAGGTGGCTTGGCTCAGGTCAAGGGTAAAGACATCAAGGCAATCCTGGAATTAGTTCATGAAGAGAACACAAAACGACGAGAGGCTTTTAtgcaagagaagaaagggGGGAACTTATCTGGTATCACCGGAGCGGACAACAAAACTCAAGGTCAAAAAGATCTTGAAATCTTGAAGACAGAACAAGACATTCTTTCACTAGACCATATACATGGTATGGCTCCTGATGAAGCCATGCAGACACTCACTAAATTCCCTGGTATTGGCGTCAAGACAGCATCTTGCGTTATTCTCTTCTGTCTCCAACAACCTAGCTTCGCAGTTGACACCCATGTTCACCGTATCAGTGGATGGTTGAAATGGATACCCCCCAAAGCCACTCGGGATCAAACATTTAGTCACCTGGAGGTGCGCATCCCCAATCATCTGAAGTATGGATTGCACAAACTGTTCGTCCAACACGGACGAAGTTGTATCCGCTGTAGAGCAAACACAAGCGAGGGGAGCAAAGAATGGAGTAAATCAAAATGTCCTCTTGATGGACTGATGGAGCGAACAGGGAAGAGACAGTATGGAGGGAAAGCAggattgaagaagcagctgaaggaagaggaCAGTGATTAA
- a CDS encoding amidophosphoribosyltransferase → MKSYLLLAVKFWTPLHPCPSLSTSSPIFCHFHTFTPSAQVEMAARTLRKRKVASREEASVKKRKTGRKAKDQVENEYLDDLPHNLGPVRAPRKDIETIPTPPEDLKETQDLKKSAKVEEVSPVAKSGMKAANQGSAQVMELATRRSLRPRKSAAKSSYFESDDETITKLQVKPSSVRKEVKDEDLQVAIEAPVWKTVKKTKDNPYGLTPGMTPFPEWSAPSAEECEEVYRRLAKVHGEAKAPEKIPAPSLEVSGCGEVPSVLDALIRTRLSANTSNRNSSAAFRGLVATFGTVDKGIGKGSVDWNKVRVAPLPTIVESIKTGGLAQVKGKDIKAILELVHEENTKRREAFMQEKKGGNLSGITGADNKTQGQKDLEILKTEQDILSLDHIHDSILRYSLLSPTT, encoded by the exons ATGAAAAGCTATTTGCTACTTGCCGTCAAGTTTTGGACACCACTGCACCCCTGTCCGAGCCTATCTACATCATCTCCAATCTTTTGTCACTTCCATACTTTCACACCTTCTGCGCAAGTCGAGATGGCTGCTCGAACTTTACGGAAACGTAAGGTTGCTAGTCGAGAGGAGGCGTCtgtgaagaaaaggaagacCGGGAGGAAGGCCAAGGACCAGGTGGAAAATGAGTATTTGGATGACCTTCCGCACAATCTGGGACCTGTTCGTGCTCCCCGGAAGGATATCGAAACGATTCCCACACCCCCGGAAGATTTGAAAGAAACGCAGGACTTGAAGAAAAGTGCCAAAGTCGAAGAGGTCTCACCTGTGGCCAAATCGGGGATGAAAGCTGCGAACCAAGGTTCGGCCCAGGTCATGGAGTTGGCAACCCGAAGGTCCCTTCGCCCAAGGAAATCAGCTGCAAAATCTTCATACTTCGAATCTGATGACGAGACAATAACTAAACTTCAAGTCAAGCCTTCGTCCGTAAGGAAGGaggtcaaggatgaggatcTCCAGGTGGCAATAGAAGCACCAGTTTGGAAAACGGTCAAAAAGACCAAGGATAACCCGTATGGACTTACTCCTGGCATGACGCCCTTTCCAGAGTGGAGCGCCCCATCGGCAGAAGAGTGTGAAGAGGTTTATCGCCGACTGGCGAAAGTACATGGAGAAGCCAAAGCCCCCGAGAAGATACCAGCGCCATCTTTGGAAGTGTCGGGTTGCGGAGAGGTACCATCTGTTCTCGATGCCTTGATTCGTACCCGCTTAAGTGCGAACACTTCCAACCGCAACTCAAGTGCAGCATTCAGGGGGCTGGTGGCCACATTCGGCACTGTCGACAAAGGTATTGGGAAAGGCAGCGTTGACTGGAACAAGGTCAGAGTTGCTCCTTTGCCTACCATCGTTGAATCGATCAAGACAGGTGGCTTGGCTCAGGTCAAGGGTAAAGACATCAAGGCAATCCTGGAATTAGTTCATGAAGAGAACACAAAACGACGAGAGGCTTTTAtgcaagagaagaaagggGGGAACTTATCTGGTATCACCGGAGCGGACAACAAAACTCAAGGTCAAAAAGATCTTGAAATCTTGAAGACAGAACAAGACATTCTTTCACTAGACCATATACATG ACAGCATCTTGCGTTATTCTCTTCTGTCTCCAACAACCTAG